Proteins encoded together in one Musa acuminata AAA Group cultivar baxijiao chromosome BXJ3-6, Cavendish_Baxijiao_AAA, whole genome shotgun sequence window:
- the LOC135640103 gene encoding uncharacterized protein LOC135640103 — protein MDRPFFFPEGQWNTAGRRRREQPGHPGASTFSPGERDIDIDSPFLFSEDPWITAGLRRDQPRHPGASTFSPGERDIDMDSPFFFSEDPWITAGRRRGQPRHPVASTFSPRERHIDMDSPFLFSEDPWITAGRRREQPRHPGASTFSPIEREIDMDRPFFFSEDPGNTAGHHREQPRRPAASPAVNDPVFSVPVCFGSDVAAAAKKPATALPSKATRSAAAVAIQRVLRGHLVRKNVRVVSRLAAELGEIEQMVRSGLERLLAEPKERLRVSEMLMALLFRLDSVRGVREYRKRVIRRVISLQEFLDSVFGQTQTLESPIPAETHGEIRDRDAILEEVGEMPQDDNAEEETASGSKDVSVQESDPDSNQDPILAVVKQVFDASDESFETLDFTDDLKKEEEKAVIEDFVVLSMEEAIDPSQMRFDSAANPEKAAVADLIEQENREAAAGISTTIAEAETGAARPHMSETVDVLKKVMAETERLQGLVAALCEQNTQQCMLMTDVVERVEHLERAVKTMREKKKIGAAKC, from the coding sequence ATGGACAGGCCCTTCTTCTTCCCAGAAGGCCAATGGAACACCGCCGGCCGCCGCCGCCGAGAGCAACCCGGTCACCCCGGTGCTTCGACGTTTTCACCGGGAGAGAGAGATATAGACATAGACAGTCCCTTCTTATTCTCAGAAGACCCTTGGATCACCGCCGGTCTCCGCCGAGATCAACCCCGTCACCCCGGTGCTTCGACGTTTTCACCGGGAGAGAGAGATATAGACATGGACAGTCCCTTCTTCTTCTCAGAAGACCCTTGGATCACCGCCGGCCGCCGCCGAGGGCAACCCCGTCACCCCGTTGCTTCGACGTTTTCACCGAGAGAGAGACATATAGACATGGACAGTCCCTTCTTATTCTCAGAAGACCCTTGGATCACCGCCGGCCGCCGCCGAGAGCAACCCCGTCACCCCGGTGCTTCGACGTTTTCACcgatagagagagagatagacATGGACAGGCCCTTTTTCTTCTCAGAAGACCCTGGGAACACCGCCGGACACCACCGAGAGCAACCCCGTCGCCCCGCAGCTTCGCCGGCGGTGAACGACCCGGTCTTCTCTGTCCCCGTTTGCTTCGGATCCGACGTGGCGGCCGCTGCCAAGAAGCCAGCGACGGCGCTCCCCTCGAAGGCGACGAGGTCGGCCGCGGCCGTCGCTATCCAGAGGGTCCTCCGGGGCCACCTGGTGCGGAAGAACGTGAGGGTCGTCTCCAGGCTCGCGGCGGAGTTGGGCGAGATAGAGCAGATGGTGCGGTCCGGATTGGAGCGACTGCTTGCGGAGCCGAAGGAGCGGCTGCGGGTGAGCGAGATGCTCATGGCGTTGCTCTTCCGTCTTGATTCCGTCCGCGGTGTCAGGGAGTACCGGAAGAGGGTGATCCGGAGAGTCATCTCGCTCCAGGAGTTCCTAGATTCCGTCTTCGGCCAAACCCAAACCCTTGAATCACCAATTCCGGCAGAGACGCACGGAGAGATCCGTGATCGTGATGCCATTTTGGAAGAGGTTGGCGAGATGCCTCAGGATGACAACGCCGAGGAAGAGACGGCTTCTGGCTCCAAAGATGTCTCGGTTCAAGAAAGCGATCCGGACTCTAACCAAGACCCTATTTTGGCCGTCGTCAAACAGGTGTTTGATGCATCTGACGAGAGCTTCGAAACCCTAGATTTCACTGACGAcctcaagaaagaagaagagaaggcagTGATTGAAGACTTTGTTGTACTATCCATGGAAGAAGCCATCGATCCGTCTCAAATGCGATTCGATTCCGCGGCTAACCCGGAGAAAGCTGCCGTCGCTGATTTAATAGAACAAGAGAACAGGGAGGCGGCTGCAGGGATCTCGACAACAATCGCTGAAGCCGAGACAGGGGCAGCGAGGCCGCACATGAGCGAGACGGTGGATGTGCTGAAGAAGGTGATGGCGGAGACGGAGAGGCTGCAGGGCCTGGTGGCGGCGTTGTGTGAGCAGAACACGCAGCAGTGCATGCTGATGACAGATGTGGTGGAGAGGGTCGAGCACTTGGAGCGGGCAGTAAAGACCATGCGTGAGAAGAAGAAGATTGGTGCTGCTAAGTGCTAA
- the LOC103988919 gene encoding uncharacterized protein LOC103988919 produces MASVLKLLSTVLLLHSFVAVESQRCELSSIQVQQTNTGKKVGYDPVFEVEVKNLCRCTVRSVFLRSEGFASSMMVDPKLFRREGAGYLVNDGKGIPSSVSVKFCYAWDRAFTMSPASFQVGCW; encoded by the exons ATGGCTTCTGTCCTCAAGCTCCTCTCTACTGTCCTCCTCCTCCATTCCTTTGTAGCAG TGGAGAGCCAGCGGTGTGAGCTTTCGAGCATTCAGGTGCAGCAAACCAACACGGGGAAGAAGGTGGGATACGACCCGGTGTTCGAGGTGGAGGTGAAGAACCTGTGCCGGTGCACCGTCAGGAGCGTGTTCCTGCGGTCGGAGGGCTTCGCCAGCTCCATGATGGTCGACCCCAAGCTGTTCCGCCGCGAGGGCGCCGGCTATCTCGTCAACGACGGGAAAGGCATCCCCAGCTCGGTTTCCGTCAAGTTCTGCTACGCGTGGGATCGGGCCTTCACGATGTCCCCCGCGAGCTTCCAGGTGGGTTGCTGGTGA
- the LOC135585213 gene encoding ACT domain-containing protein ACR6-like isoform X1: MTGSCQVVDVDDDEYAKLVRRMNPPRVVIDNDACDHATVIRVDSVNKHGILLEVVQVLTDLNLVITKAYISSDGSWFMDVFNVTDRDGNKIWDEEIVSYIQKSLGSDACFFPKLRSSAGVMPSNEHTFVELTGTDRPGLLSEICAVLANSKCNVVRAELWTHNARVAAVVRVTDESTRRAVEDPEKLSMIKELLCNVLKGSRTASMTVSMGHTHTERRLHQMMFSNRDYERIGATQGDDKSWPQVAVMDCSEKDYSVVIMRSKDRPKLLFDTLCTLTDMQYVVHHGTVDSGEEEAYQEYYIRHVDGHPISSEAERQRVIDCLEAAIERRATEGLELVLRTEDRIGLLSDITRIFRENGLTITRAEISTEDGKAFDTFFLSEMSGNPVEAKTIDSISRQLGHMIVRLKQNPLLASKSPEVAGAAGFLFGNLFKASFQSFWLVGSSYS, encoded by the exons ATGACGGGGAGCTGTCAGGTGGTGGATGTGGATGATGATGAGTATGCCAAGCTCGTCAGGAGGATGAACCCACCAAG GGTCGTGATAGATAATGATGCCTGTGATCACGCTACTGTTATTCGG GTGGATAGTGTTAACAAGCATGGGATTCTGCTAGAGGTGGTTCAAGTCCTCACTGATCTGAACCTTGTAATCACGAAGGCTTATATTTCTTCGGATGGAAGTTGGTTTATGGATG TATTTAATGTGACCGATAGAGATGGGAATAAAATATGGGACGAAGAGATCGTCTCTTACATACAAAAG TCCTTAGGATCGGATGCTTGCTTCTTCCCCAAACTCAGGAGTTCAGCTGGTGTGATGCCATCGAATGAGCACACCTTCGTCGAGCTGACTGGCACAGACAGGCCCGGCTTGCTATCTGAAATATGTGCTGTGCTTGCAAACAGCAAGTGTAATGTGGTGAGAGCTGAGTTATGGACTCACAACGCCAGGGTTGCAGCGGTGGTTCGTGTCACCGATGAGTCGACCAGGAGAGCAGTTGAGGACCCCGAGAAACTCTCCATGATCAAAGAGCTCCTCTGCAATGTTCTCAAGGGCTCGAGGACCGCGAGTATGACGGTCTCAATGGGACACACTCACACCGAGAGGAGGTTGCATCAGATGATGTTCAGCAATCGAGACTACGAGAGAATTGGTGCGACACAAGGAGACGATAAATCATGGCCTCAGGTTGCTGTGATGGACTGCTCCGAGAAGGATTATTCTGTAGTCATCATGAGGTCGAAAGACCGACCGAAGCTTCTCTTTGATACTCTTTGCACGCTCACAGATATGCAATATGTTGTGCATCATGGCACGGTTGACTCAGGAGAGGAAGAAGCTTATCAG GAATACTACATCAGACATGTTGACGGGCACCCCATAAGTTCAGAGGCCGAACGACAACGTGTGATCGATTGCCTCGAGGCAGCCATCGAGAGAAGAGCTACAGAG GGATTGGAGTTGGTGCTGAGGACAGAAGACAGAATCGGATTGCTTTCGGATATTACAAGGATATTCCGAGAAAATGGCTTGACAATTACAAGGGCAGAAATTTCGACTGAGGATGGAAAAGCATTTGACACTTTCTTTCTTTCAGAGATGTCAGGCAATCCTGTGGAAGCCAAGACAATAGATTCAATAAGTAGGCAGCTCGGGCACATGATTGTGAGGTTGAAGCAGAATCCTCTTCTTGCTTCAAAGTCTCCTGAAGTTGCCGGTGCTGCCGGTTTCCTCTTTGGGAATCTCTTCAAGGCTTCCTTTCAGAGCTTTTGGCTGGTTGGATCCTCCTACTCATGA
- the LOC135585213 gene encoding ACT domain-containing protein ACR4-like isoform X2, translating into MDVFNVTDRDGNKIWDEEIVSYIQKSLGSDACFFPKLRSSAGVMPSNEHTFVELTGTDRPGLLSEICAVLANSKCNVVRAELWTHNARVAAVVRVTDESTRRAVEDPEKLSMIKELLCNVLKGSRTASMTVSMGHTHTERRLHQMMFSNRDYERIGATQGDDKSWPQVAVMDCSEKDYSVVIMRSKDRPKLLFDTLCTLTDMQYVVHHGTVDSGEEEAYQEYYIRHVDGHPISSEAERQRVIDCLEAAIERRATEGLELVLRTEDRIGLLSDITRIFRENGLTITRAEISTEDGKAFDTFFLSEMSGNPVEAKTIDSISRQLGHMIVRLKQNPLLASKSPEVAGAAGFLFGNLFKASFQSFWLVGSSYS; encoded by the exons ATGGATG TATTTAATGTGACCGATAGAGATGGGAATAAAATATGGGACGAAGAGATCGTCTCTTACATACAAAAG TCCTTAGGATCGGATGCTTGCTTCTTCCCCAAACTCAGGAGTTCAGCTGGTGTGATGCCATCGAATGAGCACACCTTCGTCGAGCTGACTGGCACAGACAGGCCCGGCTTGCTATCTGAAATATGTGCTGTGCTTGCAAACAGCAAGTGTAATGTGGTGAGAGCTGAGTTATGGACTCACAACGCCAGGGTTGCAGCGGTGGTTCGTGTCACCGATGAGTCGACCAGGAGAGCAGTTGAGGACCCCGAGAAACTCTCCATGATCAAAGAGCTCCTCTGCAATGTTCTCAAGGGCTCGAGGACCGCGAGTATGACGGTCTCAATGGGACACACTCACACCGAGAGGAGGTTGCATCAGATGATGTTCAGCAATCGAGACTACGAGAGAATTGGTGCGACACAAGGAGACGATAAATCATGGCCTCAGGTTGCTGTGATGGACTGCTCCGAGAAGGATTATTCTGTAGTCATCATGAGGTCGAAAGACCGACCGAAGCTTCTCTTTGATACTCTTTGCACGCTCACAGATATGCAATATGTTGTGCATCATGGCACGGTTGACTCAGGAGAGGAAGAAGCTTATCAG GAATACTACATCAGACATGTTGACGGGCACCCCATAAGTTCAGAGGCCGAACGACAACGTGTGATCGATTGCCTCGAGGCAGCCATCGAGAGAAGAGCTACAGAG GGATTGGAGTTGGTGCTGAGGACAGAAGACAGAATCGGATTGCTTTCGGATATTACAAGGATATTCCGAGAAAATGGCTTGACAATTACAAGGGCAGAAATTTCGACTGAGGATGGAAAAGCATTTGACACTTTCTTTCTTTCAGAGATGTCAGGCAATCCTGTGGAAGCCAAGACAATAGATTCAATAAGTAGGCAGCTCGGGCACATGATTGTGAGGTTGAAGCAGAATCCTCTTCTTGCTTCAAAGTCTCCTGAAGTTGCCGGTGCTGCCGGTTTCCTCTTTGGGAATCTCTTCAAGGCTTCCTTTCAGAGCTTTTGGCTGGTTGGATCCTCCTACTCATGA